From the Cohaesibacter sp. ES.047 genome, the window CGTTGGGCTTGTGGGATGCCTCTCGCGAAGGTTTGCTGTGCATGGCGTCTGGCGTTCGGGCAAAAAAATAGGGAGCAAAGCGCCCCCTATCCGGCATGAACCATGGAACTTGGGAAAAAGCTGAATTCCTCGACCAGAATGTCGTGCACCAGATTGCCGCGCATCCGCGCGTTGACATTGGTTCGGATCTTGCTGGTCAGACCGTCAAGGTCATAGCGCTTGAGGTCGCTGAAATCGATTTCTCGGTCGTTGTAGATGGCGCGAAAGGCCTCATCGACGATAAACGGGTTGGGCGGCACCGAGAGGGTGGTCAGCTTGCTGCCATCGATGGTGTAGACAAACTGGGCGACCACATAGCCATGCACCTTGCCGTCGGCAATCATCGGGACGCTGATGGCGCGTGTCTTCTCATAATCCATGCCTGCTTGCGGCGACTCGGCAATTTCCATCAAGGTCTGCCGGTTCATCCAGATGCCGGAGAAATAGGCCGAGAGCAGCGCAACCGCACCAATCCAGAAACCCAGCAAGGTATATCGCATGATCTATTTTGCCTCCAGATGCTGGGCCGGGCTGGACGAGTAGGTCCCGTCGGATTCAGCCTTGATCATCGTGGCTGAAAGCAGATCCGTAATCTCGCGAACCGCTTCGAGATGTTGTGCGAGCAGGCGTTCATTGTCATCAAGCACCTCGCGCAGCAGGCGCAATTCGTTGACAACGCTGGTGGGGACATCGCGCATATCGATATCGCTCATCACCCGGTTCAGATCGAGCAGGGCGCGTGACTTCGCATCGGAGTAGGGTTTGAGATCGACGACCAACTTGGATCGCAGGGCGCTGGTCTCGTCGGAGACGACGGATATGGCGCGGTTCACCGTGGTGAGCATCTTCTCTTCAAGATAGAAGGACGCCTCATCGGCGGATGCCGGGAGGGATTGGCTCAACGGGCGCAATACAATGGCCGACGCTTCATTGTCATTCAGTTCGGTGGCTTCATGTGTGGTCGTCATGTGACATCAACCCTGTGATACGGTCTTGTTGCTATTGGGGATCTTGAGATAGTCGGCAAGGCCGACGGCATGGGATTTGGCGAGCTGGTCGCCAAGCTGTTCGGCCATCATCGAGCGCCAGATTTCGCCTGCTGTGCCCTTGCCGAAAAACGCTTCGGAATCCCGAGGCAGCATTTCGCCCAGAAACTGGTTGAGCAGCATGGCTTCAAATTTCACGCCAAGATCTGAACGTTTGGGCGACATGTTATAGCGCGAGACACCGCTGCTTGCGTCGGTCAGAAAGGCGGGATTTGTAATGGACGAATAGGTGTCCTTGAAATCCATGCTGTCCTGATTGGTCGACTGGGTGGCGAGAGAGGCAAATTCCGTTGCAGGTGCGCCTGGCACCGAAGATGTGCCAAGCCGCATCGTTGCATTCTGTTGCGCGACCGGATCGGCTGCCCGGACCACATCAAGTACCAGATCGGAAGGTATGGAAATCGCCATTTCAGGTCTCTCGCTTGATGATGAAAAGGTCTGTTCTGGATGATAGGAGTGCTGGCTTGCGTGTGGCTTGCCGATCTGATGACCGAGCGTGTCTTGCGTGATCCGTCATTTGACCTGTCTTCAGGTTGCTGCCTCCTGGGCAGCAAGGGCCTCTGACAGTGCGCGGAACGGATCCTCGACTTCCGAGCTGCTCACGCTGTCGTGTGGGGCCTGGCACAGAATGTCGTAGATGCGCGGAATGAGTACCATCGCGTGGTCAAGGTCCGGATCAGCCCCCTTGGTGTAGCCACCCAACAGACGCAGGTCTCTGGTTTCCTCAAAGCGCGCGATCATCCCCTTCAAGCGCAGGATCAACTGGTTCTCGTTTTTCGACCAAGCCTTGTTGGCCATTCGGGAGACCGATGACAGCACGTTGATCGCAGGATAGCGCCCTTGATCTGCGATGGCGCGATCAAGCACGATATGCCCATCGAGAATGCCTCGGATCGAATCCGCAACCGGATCATTATGGTCGTCGCCATCGACCAGAACCGCAAAAATGCCGGTGATCGCACCGCAAGGCTCAGATGAGCCGTGTGGCTGGCGCCCCGGTCCAGCCCGCTCAAGCAGACGGGGGAGTTCTGAGAAGACGCTGGGCGTGAAGCCGCGCGAAACCGCCGGTTCCCCCGATGCCATGGCCACATCGCGCGCGGCCTGAGCAAAGCGCGTGGCAGAGTCCATGATCATCAGGACGGACTTGCCCTGATCGCGGAAAAACTCGGCAATCGCCATAGCTGTCTTGGGAGCCTGACGCCGCATCATCGGGCTTTCATCGCCTGTGGCGACCACGACAATCGACTTCTGCAACGCATCACCGAGCGTGCCTTCAATGAATTCTCGCACCTCTCGGCCCCTTTCGCCGACGAGGGCCACAACAACCACCTCGAAATCGAGCGCCTTGGCAAACATGGCCAGAAGCGTCGACTTGCCAACCCCGGAGCCGGCAAACACCCCGATGCGCTGTCCCACGCAAAGCGGTGTGAACAGGTCGACGGCCCGCACACCGGTACGGACGGGCTTGTCGATCATTGCCCGTTCCATGGCTGGCGGCGGGTCGCTTTCAAGCGCCACAGGGTCGCGGCCGGGGACGAGCATGCCGCGTCCGTCGATGGGGCGTCCCAACGCGTCGATGACCCGGCCGGTCCAACTATGGTCCGGGCAGAGTTGCACTGGTCCCATGCACAGAACCCGTGTGCCAATGCCGACATCGAGATTCTGGCTGTAGGGTTTTGCGTAGACCTTGCCTTCGTCGATGCGGATGATTTCGGCGCGGGCTGGTCCACGCCCATTGGCGCGGCGCACATCGAGCTCGACGCAGTCGCCGATGCAGACATGCTTGTCCAGCCCGCTGATGCCATAATATCCCGGTGTGATCTGGGTGACCGCACCACACGTGCGCAACGAGGTCGTGTCATCCTGTAGCAGTCGGATGACACCGTGCAGCCGATCAAGCTTGTTTGCGCGCGCTGGCCGCGCCGGGCTCGGTTGGCTGCTGGAGGTCTGATGATCCATGGGCTAGCCCTCTTGGGGGAACTGTTTCAGATAGCGTTCCTGCAAAAGCTGAAGGGTTTCTGCAGGCAGCCGGTTCGATGGATGATGAACCAGACCGGAAACGGCGGGGAGAGCGGGTTTCAGGGCATCAAGATTGCTGTCCCCATCACGCGTCGCCTCGATACTGGCTGTCTTGGTGGTCGTTGTCGGGTCAATCCCGGCCATGGTGTCGAGCTTGAGCAGCCTTGACAAATCAAGAGCGCTATCCCCGGAGGTGGATTTGAGAGCTTCGGGCTGCTGAGCCGATGCATGAAGCTGGGAGGGGGGCGGCGGTGTCGAATCCTGTGCCATCCTGTTGCCATCAAGACCGGACGGCTGAGTGTGGAACAGCGATGACACCATCGACAGGAAGTCACCGACCAGCGGAATGTCTTCAAGCGAAAATCCGAAATCGATGGAAGGCGCATCCGCCACCCCCGGGTTTGTGGCCCGGGTTGTCCAGCGCGCATCGGCTTGTGTCGCGTGATGAGAGGTTTCGGGGCGAAAGGAGCCAAAGTCCTGAGTGATCCGGCTGAGATCAACAGGATCTGAGGCCGCGATCGAGTGTGTGGCTGTGACTGGGGTGGTCATGAATCGCTTCCCAATTCACGAATGGCTTGGCTTTGCGCATTCTCGGTTGTTTCCATGGCCTTGGCTGCGCTCTCGAAGCTGCGGCTGATCATGATGAGTTTGGTCATTTCGGTCATGGCGTTGACATTGGAGCCCTCGACATAGCCCTGAACCACCCGGGCCTTCGTCGGATCCTGCACGGGGAAGGGGACGCCATCCGTTACGACGGCCGAGCCGCCATAGCGCGTGAGCTTGTCTTCTTCACTGATCTCGAACAGGCCGAGACGGCCCTGACCCTGACCATCCTGCATGATCTCGCCATCCGCCTGAATGATGGGCTTGCCGCCTTCCGGATCCATCTGGATGGGCGCGCCGGATGCGGACAGGATTGGTTCGCCATTGACGGTCGTCAGCATGCCGGTCTGATCCATCGTCAGGCGCCCGTCCCTCGTATAGGCAATTTCCTGACCGCGCTGGATCGAGAACCA encodes:
- a CDS encoding rod-binding protein, giving the protein MAISIPSDLVLDVVRAADPVAQQNATMRLGTSSVPGAPATEFASLATQSTNQDSMDFKDTYSSITNPAFLTDASSGVSRYNMSPKRSDLGVKFEAMLLNQFLGEMLPRDSEAFFGKGTAGEIWRSMMAEQLGDQLAKSHAVGLADYLKIPNSNKTVSQG
- the fliI gene encoding flagellar protein export ATPase FliI — its product is MDHQTSSSQPSPARPARANKLDRLHGVIRLLQDDTTSLRTCGAVTQITPGYYGISGLDKHVCIGDCVELDVRRANGRGPARAEIIRIDEGKVYAKPYSQNLDVGIGTRVLCMGPVQLCPDHSWTGRVIDALGRPIDGRGMLVPGRDPVALESDPPPAMERAMIDKPVRTGVRAVDLFTPLCVGQRIGVFAGSGVGKSTLLAMFAKALDFEVVVVALVGERGREVREFIEGTLGDALQKSIVVVATGDESPMMRRQAPKTAMAIAEFFRDQGKSVLMIMDSATRFAQAARDVAMASGEPAVSRGFTPSVFSELPRLLERAGPGRQPHGSSEPCGAITGIFAVLVDGDDHNDPVADSIRGILDGHIVLDRAIADQGRYPAINVLSSVSRMANKAWSKNENQLILRLKGMIARFEETRDLRLLGGYTKGADPDLDHAMVLIPRIYDILCQAPHDSVSSSEVEDPFRALSEALAAQEAAT
- the flgF gene encoding flagellar basal-body rod protein FlgF, which gives rise to MPSSLYVSLSAQVSMENRMNSIARNVANVNTSGYRAEEISFSETLTHAGKNDVSFVSMGDTYISRRQGAITKTDNPFDVAIEGEAWFSIQRGQEIAYTRDGRLTMDQTGMLTTVNGEPILSASGAPIQMDPEGGKPIIQADGEIMQDGQGQGRLGLFEISEEDKLTRYGGSAVVTDGVPFPVQDPTKARVVQGYVEGSNVNAMTEMTKLIMISRSFESAAKAMETTENAQSQAIRELGSDS